In Penaeus monodon isolate SGIC_2016 chromosome 7, NSTDA_Pmon_1, whole genome shotgun sequence, the genomic stretch TTTTGGGCTTTGGCTACAATTGCCCCAAAACTTCGAGAGGCCctacccctttattttttacctttgacTACCTGATTTTACCTTatttccccctaaattttttaaactcaAAAAATGTGCTTGGAAAGTAGAATTTTTGATTAACCATTGTTTCCGAGGTATTGATGAATTAATGtgattttttataaacaaaaatatttacaaaaatatgctTAAACAAGACATGGTGTTCGATACACTCcacatttgggaaaaatttaatttttactggGTGCTTAAATAACCTTTCCCGTGCACAGATTTGTTTTAAGCACAGAAGGTATTTTGGGAAGCctgaagattaagaaaaaaagggtttttttggtgtataaaatgtgtatacatcGTATATagtctcatttttttaaaaattttaattttgttggaCATTTCAAGATGatagtttttttaatgttaatttttctgcatttcccaggaaaaaaaaagaaagactccCAGGGCATTTTGAGTTTATTTAAAATGACAGCATGTTTTGCCCCCAAAGGTTATGGCCAACGTCCCGGCCCCTTTGGGCGTTTGGGTTTTTAATAATGAACTGAAAACCTTTTAGCAAGGTGTGAAGGCAACAATTTTCCAGGGAAATTTAAAGCAGTCCTCATGGGCCCAATTAAACAGCAAAATGCAGTGGGGCCCGGACAGGATGTTTTGCCCCTGGACTCAACGAGTGGGGCAAGTACAGTAGAGGATCTTTCAATAAGATTGGTTGGGCCCCGTCACTTTTACTCTGGACAATGCGTTTGTCAAAGAATTTCGTGATACAGAGAATGAACATGCTCATGCAGTACTGAGGTCTTTACCAGCCTATAGTGCAACTACAGTTGCTTGTGGTGATAGTTTTAGTCATATATTTCATCAGTACCATGCACTTCCTCTTTCTAATTT encodes the following:
- the LOC119575585 gene encoding uncharacterized protein LOC119575585, which gives rise to MTLRFGHIPNRAFRVKFASSTSSLFPQYEGVPQGTLFLYYHQVSDPPYIFVLSTEARCEGNNFPGKFKAVLMGPIKQQNAVGPGQDVLPLDSTNWLGPVTFTLDNAFVKEFRDTENEHAHAVLRSLPAYSATTVACGDSFSHIFHQYHALPLSNLDWERCSAEEVANGFIAMSQQCLHRPMDLEDSQHSGLCTVLTDRLAHLKM